GAGCAGCGCCGCGTGCTGGCCGACCGTCTTATCCGTCGGTGCCTGGGCGCTGCCGATCTCTGCCGAGTGATGATCGAAGCCGCCGAGCTGTACATAAAACAGGTTAGCATCGGGAACGGTTGTGGCGATCTGCGCCACCATGCGCATGGCCGAAGCCAGCGAGCTGGTCGGATACGTCACCGTCGAGCTGTAGCCCGCCACGGCGGTGCGCAACTGCACCGCGCCTTCTTCGGCGTCGAAGCCGGCTTTAGCGATAGCGCTGACAAAACTGTCGGCGGCAAAGCTGCGCGTGTTCGTCGTCTTGAAGGTGTTCACCTGATTGTTCTTGTCGCCGGCGTTGCGCGGGTCGGTCAGGTACTGGTAGTTGGCGAACGCGTCTGTGCCGTTTGCCGGCGAGATGTTCGGCGCGACGTAGTGATCGGCGAACATGGCTTTCGGCAGCGAGCCGCCGACTGAAACCGCCGCCAGGCCGCTCTGGCCGACCAGCTTCTGATCGGCATACTTGCCGAGCCAGCCATTGCCGATCCCGCCACTGGTGTTGGCCGTCTGCCAGATGTCTTGCGAGAGAAAGTGCGACAGGTTGGCCGACGGGTAGCCGACGCCTGTGACAATGGCGACGCGGTTGGCGTCATAAAGCGACTTGATCTCGCTGAGCGACGGGTGCAGGCCGAGGCTGTTGTTGAGAATCATCGAGTGGCCCTGCGCGTCTTTCAGCTCGGTGTCCTTGAATCCGAGGGTGGGCCGCAACTGCTGATACTTGGAATCGGCATACGGGACGACGGTGTTCAGGCCATCGTTGCCGCCGGCCATTTGTATCACCAGGAAGATGCGGCGGTCGGCGGCGTTGACCTCGCGGGCGTCGGCGCGCCCGAGCCAGAGCTTGGGCATCACCATGCTGACCGTGACCGCCGTGGCGCTGCGCTTGATAAATTGGCGTCTGTTGATTGGCATAACTCTCCTCCCCTCCTAATTCAACTGAAACTCCGGCAGGCACATGATCTGGTGGACGAGGCCGCGAATCTTCTTGTCAACGTAAGCGTCGTCCGTGGTGTATTCGATCTCCTGGCCGTTGTCGCCGGTCGTCAGATACGCCTGCAAGGGCTTGATGACCGGCTTGCCGACAGACAGCGGCCCGAGCGTTGACAGGAAGTTTTTGACCGTCTTCTTGGTGTTGCCTTTGACGTACTTCTTCAGTTGCTCGGTGGTCACGAAGATGCCGGGGTTCGTGGTGTTGCGGTTCGTCATCAGCGTGTTGGTGTAGTTGAAGCGTTCGAGCATGCTGGCGGTGTTGACCCAGCCGAGATTGAAATCCCAGCCGGCAACGTCGGGCGGGTTGAACAGGTCCTGCCCCATGTTGCGCGACAACTGCGAGGGCACGTTCGACGTGCGCGGATTGCCCGTGCCGACTGTGGTGCCCGGCAGGTAGGTGCCGCCGATCATGCGCAGCGCCCCGACCACCAGCTCGATGGGTTGCTTGACGAGGGAGAAGAAAGCGCGCTCGCTGTAGAATTCGTCCGAAGTGAAGATGGCGCGCACCAGCTCTTTGATCGAGTGGTTGTTGCTGAGATAGACGCTGGCGAAGCGATCAATCGTCGCTTTGTCGGCGCTGCTGGTCGTCAGCGGGTAGACGAAGAAGTTCCAGAGCTTCCAGGTCAGGTAACGCGCCGTCGCTTGCCGGTTGGCGATCACCGTGATGACGTCTTCGCCGCTGAGATTGCCGCTGACTTGATAAGGCGTCCCGGCATAGATGGTCTTGGCGCCGTTGTCGTGCTGATTGTTGACGACCCGGAAGGTAAAGCCGTACGGGCTGCCTTGCGCGCGCTGGAAGTTCCAGCCGGTGAAGGCGCGCGCCACTTCTTTGACATCGTTTTCAGTGTAATTCGGCGTGCCGGTGACGACGTCGTTGATGCCCATCGTGAATAGCTCTTGCAGCTCGCGGGCAAAGTTCTCGTTCGGCCTGCCGAGTACGTTCGTGGTGTTGTCGAGCCAGATGAGCATGGCCGGGTCTTGCGCGACCGTCAGCAACAGATCATCGAAGCGCGCCAGTGCGCCCTGCCGCAGCTTGAGGTTCTGGACGTACATATAGACGTCCTGCACCTTCGAGCTGCCGGTGGCAAAATGGTTGTGCCAGAAGAGGGTCATCTTCTCTTCGAACTGGCGCTGCGTCGCCACCATGCGCGTCACCCACCAGCGGCGAATCTCGCCGTTGCTGAATTTCTGATTGTCGGTCGGGTCAGAAAAGTCGAAGCTCGCCTTGAGCAGATCGTCCATCGCCTGATTGTTG
The Blastocatellia bacterium DNA segment above includes these coding regions:
- a CDS encoding DUF1800 domain-containing protein, whose product is MASLNYDEAAHLLRRAGFGGTPEEIDSLATRGREGAVDYLLNYSQINNQAMDDLLKASFDFSDPTDNQKFSNGEIRRWWVTRMVATQRQFEEKMTLFWHNHFATGSSKVQDVYMYVQNLKLRQGALARFDDLLLTVAQDPAMLIWLDNTTNVLGRPNENFARELQELFTMGINDVVTGTPNYTENDVKEVARAFTGWNFQRAQGSPYGFTFRVVNNQHDNGAKTIYAGTPYQVSGNLSGEDVITVIANRQATARYLTWKLWNFFVYPLTTSSADKATIDRFASVYLSNNHSIKELVRAIFTSDEFYSERAFFSLVKQPIELVVGALRMIGGTYLPGTTVGTGNPRTSNVPSQLSRNMGQDLFNPPDVAGWDFNLGWVNTASMLERFNYTNTLMTNRNTTNPGIFVTTEQLKKYVKGNTKKTVKNFLSTLGPLSVGKPVIKPLQAYLTTGDNGQEIEYTTDDAYVDKKIRGLVHQIMCLPEFQLN
- a CDS encoding DUF1501 domain-containing protein, producing MPINRRQFIKRSATAVTVSMVMPKLWLGRADAREVNAADRRIFLVIQMAGGNDGLNTVVPYADSKYQQLRPTLGFKDTELKDAQGHSMILNNSLGLHPSLSEIKSLYDANRVAIVTGVGYPSANLSHFLSQDIWQTANTSGGIGNGWLGKYADQKLVGQSGLAAVSVGGSLPKAMFADHYVAPNISPANGTDAFANYQYLTDPRNAGDKNNQVNTFKTTNTRSFAADSFVSAIAKAGFDAEEGAVQLRTAVAGYSSTVTYPTSSLASAMRMVAQIATTVPDANLFYVQLGGFDHHSAEIGSAQAPTDKTVGQHAALLGQLSQAIKAFYDDMTAHNLADNVMLMTWSEFGRRPNENASRGTDHGTASVQMLVGNPVHGGVYGEQPSLTDLDSAGNMKFKVDFRAVYATILDKWLNADSKAILGGQFENIGFLG